One window from the genome of Rhodococcus sp. ABRD24 encodes:
- the hisS gene encoding histidine--tRNA ligase, producing the protein MSKSGVSTFSAPKGIPDYVPPQSAEFVAVRDGLTRAARLAGYGHIELPIFEDTGLFARGVGESTDVVSKEMYTFADRGDRSVTLRPEGTAGVMRAVIEHGLDRGQLPVKLSYAGPFFRYERPQAGRYRQLQQVGVEAIGVDDPALDAEVIAIADAGFRGLGLDGFRLEITSLGDDTCRPQYRERLQEFLFGLDLDEDTRRRAEINPLRVLDDKRPHIKEMTADAPLMLDHLSESAKVHFDQVLAHLDALGVPYVINPRMVRGLDYYTKTTFEFVHDGLGAQSGIGGGGRFDGLMAQLGGQPLSGIGFGLGVDRTVLALAAEGKTAGNPARCEVFGVPLGETAKAEMVKLAHQLRTAGIRVDMVYGDRGIKGSMKAADRSGAVLALVLGDEDLAAGTIAVKDLRNGEQQSMSMEGVVAQIGSILASE; encoded by the coding sequence GTGAGTAAGTCAGGCGTCAGCACCTTCTCGGCCCCCAAGGGCATTCCCGACTACGTTCCACCGCAGTCCGCGGAGTTCGTCGCCGTGCGCGACGGGCTGACCCGCGCGGCGCGTCTGGCAGGCTACGGGCATATCGAGCTGCCGATCTTCGAGGACACCGGGCTGTTCGCCCGCGGTGTCGGCGAGTCCACCGACGTCGTCTCGAAGGAGATGTACACGTTTGCCGACCGGGGTGACCGTTCGGTGACGCTTCGTCCCGAGGGCACCGCCGGTGTGATGCGCGCGGTCATCGAGCACGGCCTCGACCGCGGCCAGCTTCCGGTCAAGCTCAGCTACGCCGGCCCGTTCTTCCGCTACGAGCGCCCGCAGGCGGGTCGTTACCGGCAGCTGCAGCAGGTGGGTGTCGAGGCGATCGGCGTGGACGATCCGGCACTGGACGCCGAGGTGATCGCCATCGCCGACGCCGGTTTCCGCGGACTCGGACTCGACGGATTCCGCCTCGAAATCACCTCGCTCGGCGACGACACCTGCCGTCCGCAGTATCGGGAGCGCCTGCAGGAGTTCCTGTTCGGGCTCGATCTGGACGAGGACACCCGTCGCCGCGCAGAGATCAATCCGCTGCGCGTGCTCGACGACAAGCGTCCGCACATCAAGGAGATGACGGCTGACGCGCCGCTCATGCTCGACCACCTCTCCGAGAGCGCCAAGGTGCACTTCGACCAGGTGCTCGCGCACCTCGACGCGCTCGGTGTGCCGTACGTCATCAACCCGCGCATGGTGCGCGGCCTGGACTACTACACCAAGACCACGTTCGAGTTCGTGCACGACGGCCTCGGTGCCCAATCCGGCATCGGCGGCGGAGGACGCTTCGACGGCCTCATGGCGCAGCTCGGCGGTCAGCCGCTGTCGGGGATCGGATTCGGTCTCGGTGTGGACCGGACGGTGCTCGCGCTGGCGGCCGAGGGTAAGACGGCCGGAAACCCGGCGCGCTGCGAGGTCTTCGGGGTGCCGCTGGGCGAGACCGCGAAGGCCGAGATGGTGAAGCTCGCGCACCAGCTGCGTACTGCGGGTATCCGCGTCGACATGGTGTACGGCGATCGCGGCATCAAGGGCTCGATGAAGGCGGCCGACCGCTCGGGTGCCGTGCTCGCCCTCGTGCTCGGCGACGAGGACCTCGCTGCGGGAACCATCGCAGTGAAGGACCTCCGGAACGGAGAGCAGCAGTCGATGTCCATGGAAGGTGTTGTCGCGCAGATCGGTTCGATTCTTGCCAGCGAGTGA
- a CDS encoding LuxR family transcriptional regulator, translating to MVGLWPVLDRKAAFEDAEKLLRDGTSCGVVLVGAAGVGKTTMARELVGSLAGDARWIVGTESTQGIPLGAFAPHLARTTSRDPVVALRAVREVLAADGVAADGGVGIVGVDDAHLLDEFSAGLVHQLAVGRDARLVVTVRSGAAVPSAIEALWKDGHLTPVVVQPFTRAEMDDELGAVLGAPVERFSADAIWEASEGNPLFLRHLVEGALDGGTLRQSGGIWQLRGRPAVSPALASLLETRFARTPPDALEVVDYLAFCEPLELEALSELVSRRSIEEAERMDLVRIRDVGNAHVVRLAHPLFGEVIRDRAGVLAAQRIKRRLVEVLRESPDPGVVTSMRIAELAIESGIEPDPELLVRGAEDAIAMASLELGARLAGAAVRLGGGFDASFALGRALMWQGRGDEAEEVFDAVDPDDLCEYDVARWLLTRVASLYLEAGRPREAVELFERERGRITDSVLAVSVVALDAVLRLYDRQPVQAISLARQVEAAPEAHPWARASGVFAGVAALTVSGRGYEVAALAASAWEAISHGDGLLRFHIGYFEVLALTLVGRIHVAQATADRYRTLAAGQPNSAALADVASGVVELTSGRLDDAAEHLTEALAVLDRETRSEWMLLAAVSLCQVRAAQGKAAEAADALTIAERQAGPELAFFDPLLDVARAWVAGAEGEVSAAVHAARRAADLAAQSGQFAVEAIALDVATTFGDYSTIARLDELATLVDGPFSRVAARRARALAKADGPALDRLASEFERVGALLASADMYAQAATAYSRSNDRRGELVAAAKAHWLSSRCDGAATPALAKAARPLPLTDREREVATLVGRGLSNKDIARRLVLSVRTVEGHIYRACEKLALSHRSELAKLIQV from the coding sequence ATGGTCGGTCTCTGGCCCGTCCTGGACCGTAAGGCTGCGTTCGAGGACGCAGAGAAACTGCTCCGTGACGGCACGTCGTGCGGAGTGGTGCTCGTCGGTGCGGCGGGCGTCGGGAAGACGACGATGGCCCGGGAGCTGGTGGGGTCACTCGCCGGCGATGCGCGGTGGATCGTCGGCACCGAGTCCACGCAGGGCATCCCCCTCGGTGCGTTCGCGCCGCATCTGGCGCGCACGACATCACGCGACCCGGTTGTCGCCTTGCGGGCGGTGCGGGAGGTGCTGGCCGCGGACGGCGTCGCCGCCGACGGCGGCGTCGGCATCGTCGGGGTGGACGATGCGCATCTGCTCGACGAGTTCTCGGCTGGGCTGGTCCATCAACTGGCGGTCGGCCGCGACGCGCGGTTGGTCGTCACAGTGCGCAGTGGGGCGGCGGTCCCGAGTGCGATCGAAGCACTCTGGAAGGACGGTCATCTCACTCCTGTCGTCGTACAGCCGTTCACCCGCGCGGAGATGGACGACGAGCTGGGCGCGGTGCTCGGCGCACCGGTCGAACGTTTCAGCGCCGACGCCATCTGGGAGGCGTCGGAGGGCAACCCGCTGTTCCTGCGCCATCTCGTCGAGGGTGCGCTCGACGGCGGAACGCTCCGGCAGTCCGGCGGAATCTGGCAGCTGCGGGGGAGACCTGCGGTGTCACCTGCCCTGGCATCGCTCCTCGAGACGAGGTTTGCACGCACCCCGCCGGATGCGCTCGAGGTGGTCGACTACCTGGCGTTCTGTGAGCCGCTCGAGCTCGAGGCGCTGAGCGAGTTGGTGAGCCGCCGCTCGATCGAGGAAGCCGAGCGTATGGATCTGGTTCGGATCCGGGATGTCGGCAATGCGCACGTGGTTCGCCTCGCGCACCCGCTGTTCGGCGAGGTGATCCGCGACCGTGCCGGGGTGCTCGCGGCGCAGCGCATCAAGCGTCGGCTGGTCGAGGTGTTGCGGGAATCGCCGGATCCGGGGGTAGTGACGTCGATGCGAATCGCTGAGCTCGCGATCGAGTCGGGCATCGAGCCCGATCCGGAACTGTTGGTGCGCGGCGCAGAGGACGCGATTGCGATGGCCAGTCTCGAACTGGGCGCGCGGCTCGCGGGCGCAGCTGTCCGGTTGGGCGGCGGATTCGACGCGTCGTTCGCGCTGGGGCGGGCACTGATGTGGCAGGGCCGCGGCGACGAGGCCGAGGAGGTGTTCGACGCCGTCGACCCCGACGATCTGTGCGAGTACGACGTGGCGCGCTGGCTGCTGACCCGCGTCGCGAGCCTGTACCTGGAGGCGGGCCGCCCGCGGGAGGCTGTCGAGTTGTTCGAGCGCGAGCGAGGACGGATCACCGATTCGGTGCTCGCGGTCTCGGTGGTGGCGCTCGACGCCGTTTTGCGCCTGTACGACCGGCAACCGGTCCAGGCGATCTCGCTGGCCCGTCAGGTCGAGGCCGCTCCGGAGGCGCACCCGTGGGCGAGGGCGAGTGGTGTGTTCGCCGGAGTCGCGGCGCTGACAGTGTCGGGGCGAGGATACGAGGTTGCAGCGCTCGCGGCGTCAGCGTGGGAGGCGATCTCGCACGGTGACGGTCTGCTGCGTTTCCATATTGGCTACTTCGAGGTACTGGCACTGACACTGGTCGGGCGGATCCATGTGGCACAGGCCACCGCGGATCGGTATCGCACGCTCGCCGCCGGACAACCGAACAGCGCCGCCCTCGCGGATGTCGCCTCCGGGGTGGTCGAGCTGACCAGTGGACGGCTCGACGACGCTGCGGAACACCTCACCGAGGCGTTGGCGGTCCTCGATCGCGAGACGCGTTCGGAATGGATGCTGCTTGCCGCGGTGAGCCTGTGTCAGGTCCGTGCGGCACAGGGCAAGGCCGCTGAGGCAGCCGACGCCCTGACTATCGCGGAGCGGCAGGCAGGACCCGAACTCGCCTTCTTCGATCCCCTGCTCGACGTCGCGCGCGCCTGGGTGGCTGGAGCCGAGGGGGAGGTGTCGGCAGCCGTTCACGCGGCCCGCCGGGCGGCGGATCTCGCGGCCCAATCGGGGCAGTTCGCAGTCGAGGCCATCGCCCTCGACGTCGCGACCACGTTCGGCGACTACTCGACGATCGCCCGTCTCGACGAACTCGCCACCCTCGTCGACGGGCCCTTCTCGAGGGTGGCCGCGCGTCGAGCGCGGGCGCTCGCGAAGGCCGACGGGCCGGCGCTCGACCGGTTGGCGTCAGAGTTCGAGCGGGTGGGGGCTCTGCTCGCCTCGGCCGATATGTACGCACAGGCAGCAACCGCGTACTCGCGGTCGAACGATCGCCGCGGCGAACTCGTTGCCGCTGCGAAGGCGCATTGGCTGTCGTCGCGCTGTGACGGAGCGGCGACGCCCGCGCTCGCGAAGGCCGCACGTCCGCTGCCTCTCACCGACCGCGAGCGTGAGGTCGCAACTCTGGTGGGCCGCGGGCTGTCGAACAAGGACATCGCGCGCCGGCTGGTGCTGTCGGTACGCACCGTCGAGGGCCATATCTACCGGGCGTGCGAGAAGCTTGCCCTCAGCCACCGGAGCGAACTGGCGAAACTGATCCAGGTGTGA
- a CDS encoding type VII secretion target, which produces MTDWGVIMDGFSAVPDEIRTYGDIATEAAGQIAAAGGLDIATSVAALTPVFGAIGADFLTTSAATQTAHVQSVAALANVYAGTGSVAHAVAAAYDTAEHGTGSILSAARNALGGNV; this is translated from the coding sequence TTGACTGATTGGGGGGTCATCATGGACGGGTTTTCAGCCGTACCCGATGAGATTCGCACGTACGGGGACATCGCAACCGAGGCTGCCGGACAGATCGCGGCCGCAGGAGGATTGGATATCGCGACGAGCGTCGCCGCGCTGACACCGGTGTTCGGCGCGATCGGCGCCGACTTCCTGACCACGTCAGCGGCCACGCAGACGGCACACGTGCAGTCCGTTGCCGCGCTGGCGAACGTGTACGCCGGAACCGGTTCGGTGGCACATGCCGTCGCCGCCGCATACGACACGGCCGAGCACGGAACCGGCTCGATTCTCAGTGCCGCACGGAATGCATTGGGGGGCAATGTATGA
- a CDS encoding TetR/AcrR family transcriptional regulator: protein MTTTGAGRPRLSTRKRPGATARDEILDAAAELFTTRGFTGTSTRTIADAVGIRQASMYHHFATKDDILAALLIGTVSAPAACADLLRERCDDPFVRIYALILFDAGQLARSHWNLGALYLMPEVRTERFASFRTQRGDLMQRYADFARDALAAVGASDVSSGVLELPFRLAESMISARSDATATSSVPALTPTAIADAALRILGWTSPTAEIADRANALLAELQESCPQPGT from the coding sequence ATGACGACAACGGGAGCCGGACGCCCGAGACTGTCGACGCGAAAGCGCCCGGGAGCCACCGCACGGGACGAGATCCTCGACGCAGCGGCCGAGTTGTTCACCACCCGCGGATTCACCGGGACCTCGACGAGGACGATCGCCGACGCTGTCGGCATCCGGCAGGCGTCGATGTATCACCACTTCGCGACCAAGGACGACATCCTTGCCGCGCTCCTGATCGGGACGGTCTCGGCACCAGCCGCGTGCGCCGATCTGCTCCGCGAGCGATGCGACGATCCCTTCGTCCGCATCTACGCGCTCATCCTGTTCGACGCCGGACAACTGGCCCGTTCCCATTGGAATCTCGGTGCGCTGTACCTGATGCCCGAGGTGCGCACCGAGCGGTTCGCCTCGTTTCGAACGCAACGCGGGGATCTGATGCAGCGCTACGCCGACTTCGCCCGCGATGCACTCGCCGCAGTCGGAGCGTCCGACGTCAGTTCCGGTGTCCTGGAACTGCCCTTCCGGCTGGCCGAGTCGATGATCAGTGCGCGCTCCGACGCCACGGCAACGTCGTCTGTTCCGGCGCTGACCCCGACCGCCATCGCGGACGCGGCGTTGCGAATCCTCGGGTGGACGTCGCCCACGGCAGAGATCGCCGACCGCGCGAATGCCCTGCTCGCAGAGCTGCAAGAGAGTTGTCCACAGCCCGGAACGTGA
- a CDS encoding putative nucleotidyltransferase substrate binding domain-containing protein, which produces MNGPRITPPARVVQDPSMRPVGDLLRGPTPMCPAHATVRDTAETMASSRRRSVLIPLGDGTHGIVTQGDLTRRVLAAGRGPTTPVGAVMTAPVRTCRADRLGADALMDMLEHGVRQLPVLSARGELLGVVEDADLLGTAARGGFLLRGNISRATDTDELVTVATRIPALVLGLRQTRMAPLDVSAILSVIIDATVTRALDLVTEAADFTWLSLGSVARREALPASDLDTAMIRPDRSDFAEFAELAQRPHALLVRCGLRSDANGAVATRRRFSRTQDEWIRATEAWIRDPFHDRGLVMLSLLLDSRAVGGDADRSLTEAVAEKLRAHPRAMRLLLREAVAEPARPHPLRQILSRRSGPVDLKAHGAMPVMNIARWAGICAGVTDRSTIVRLQAAAGTGLLLDDDARVLSESFDVVQQIRLRHQCEQLEQGLPITDEVDVDTLTPLYRSLLSEAVREIAGVGRRLSYAESAGAW; this is translated from the coding sequence ATGAACGGACCCCGGATCACGCCCCCGGCACGGGTGGTGCAGGATCCGTCGATGCGCCCCGTGGGCGACCTTCTTCGCGGTCCCACCCCCATGTGCCCGGCCCATGCCACCGTCCGTGACACCGCCGAGACCATGGCCAGCTCACGCCGCCGGTCCGTTCTGATCCCGCTCGGCGACGGAACGCATGGGATCGTCACCCAAGGCGATCTGACGCGGCGGGTACTTGCCGCAGGTCGCGGTCCCACGACGCCGGTCGGCGCGGTGATGACCGCTCCGGTACGGACCTGCCGCGCCGACCGACTCGGCGCCGACGCTCTGATGGACATGCTCGAGCACGGAGTCCGGCAGCTACCGGTGCTGTCGGCACGCGGAGAGTTGCTCGGTGTGGTCGAGGATGCCGACCTGCTCGGGACCGCTGCACGCGGAGGATTCCTGTTGCGTGGCAACATCTCCCGTGCCACGGATACCGATGAGCTGGTTACGGTGGCGACACGGATCCCCGCACTCGTTCTGGGGCTGCGGCAAACGCGAATGGCTCCGCTCGACGTGAGCGCAATCCTGTCCGTCATCATCGATGCCACCGTCACGCGGGCACTCGACCTCGTCACCGAGGCGGCCGACTTCACCTGGCTGAGTCTCGGCAGTGTCGCTCGTCGCGAGGCGCTGCCCGCATCGGACCTCGACACGGCGATGATCCGCCCCGACCGATCGGACTTCGCGGAGTTTGCCGAACTCGCCCAGCGACCACATGCACTGCTTGTTCGCTGCGGGCTGCGATCGGACGCCAACGGAGCGGTCGCCACCCGGCGACGGTTCTCCCGCACCCAGGACGAGTGGATTCGGGCCACGGAAGCGTGGATTCGAGACCCGTTCCACGATCGCGGCTTGGTCATGCTCTCCTTGCTGCTCGACAGCCGAGCGGTGGGCGGCGACGCGGATCGATCGCTCACCGAAGCCGTCGCGGAGAAGCTGCGCGCGCATCCGCGAGCGATGCGCCTGCTGCTCCGAGAGGCGGTAGCCGAACCGGCCCGCCCGCACCCGCTGCGCCAGATCCTGTCGCGGCGCAGCGGACCGGTCGACCTCAAGGCACACGGCGCAATGCCGGTCATGAACATCGCACGGTGGGCCGGCATCTGTGCCGGGGTCACGGACCGGTCGACCATCGTCCGTTTGCAAGCGGCCGCCGGCACCGGTCTACTGCTCGACGACGACGCGCGGGTGCTGTCGGAGTCGTTCGACGTCGTGCAGCAGATCCGCCTGCGCCACCAGTGCGAACAGCTCGAGCAGGGACTCCCGATCACCGACGAGGTCGATGTGGACACCCTCACACCGCTGTACCGCAGCCTTCTGTCCGAAGCGGTCCGCGAGATCGCCGGAGTCGGGCGCCGGCTCTCCTACGCGGAATCAGCCGGCGCCTGGTAG
- a CDS encoding amino acid permease, whose product MTTTVTTPSTDQGDLAEFGYEQQLHRSLGKFASFAAGFSFVSILTTIFQLFGLGFGFAGPAFFWTWPVVFLGQFMVALCFAELAARYPISGAVYQWSRRMGGEIVGWFSGWFMILAQIVTASAAAIALQVVLPSIWSGFQIVGDDPALTSPSGAANAVLLGSVLLVLTTTINCVGVNWMSRINNIGVTCEIIGVIAVVGMFFTHAQRGPDVVFDTGVAGTQPGYIWAWIVSGLMAAYVMVGFGSAGELAEETRNPRRVAPRTIRLALSVSALGGGLMIVGALMAAPSLTDGHLAVEGLPYVLTSILSSPWGTLLLVDVAIAVFVCTLAIQTAASRLMFSMARDGRLPASRVLSKVNGRTGTPIAPSVLIGVLCVAVLAVNVGNSAIFTTLSSVCIVLIYLAYLMVTVPLLVRRLKGWPNGGPQVDAEGRKLFSLGIFAIPVNIAAVAYGIAMVVNLSWPRAEIFNPTGEFPILQWAAPITVVAAVVVGALCYPRGKAVPNPVTIGA is encoded by the coding sequence ATGACGACCACCGTGACGACACCGTCGACCGACCAGGGCGACCTGGCCGAGTTCGGCTACGAACAGCAGTTGCATCGTTCCTTGGGGAAGTTCGCCTCGTTCGCGGCGGGCTTCTCGTTCGTCTCGATTCTCACCACGATCTTTCAGCTCTTCGGCCTGGGCTTCGGATTCGCCGGACCGGCCTTCTTCTGGACCTGGCCGGTGGTCTTCCTCGGCCAGTTCATGGTGGCGCTCTGCTTCGCCGAACTCGCTGCGCGCTATCCGATTTCGGGTGCGGTGTACCAGTGGTCACGGCGCATGGGCGGCGAGATCGTCGGCTGGTTCTCCGGCTGGTTCATGATCCTGGCGCAGATCGTGACGGCGTCGGCCGCGGCAATCGCACTACAGGTGGTGCTCCCGTCCATCTGGAGCGGCTTCCAGATCGTCGGAGACGATCCGGCGCTGACGTCGCCGAGCGGCGCCGCGAACGCCGTCCTGCTCGGTTCCGTTCTGCTGGTGCTCACGACCACGATCAACTGCGTCGGCGTGAATTGGATGTCGCGGATCAACAACATCGGCGTGACCTGCGAGATCATCGGGGTCATCGCGGTGGTGGGCATGTTCTTCACCCATGCGCAGCGAGGTCCGGACGTCGTGTTCGATACCGGCGTCGCGGGCACCCAACCCGGCTACATCTGGGCGTGGATCGTCTCGGGCCTCATGGCCGCATATGTCATGGTCGGTTTCGGGTCGGCCGGTGAACTCGCCGAGGAGACCCGCAACCCACGCCGCGTCGCGCCGCGCACGATCCGGTTGGCGCTGTCGGTGTCGGCGCTCGGCGGCGGTCTGATGATCGTCGGCGCGCTGATGGCGGCGCCTAGCCTCACCGACGGACACCTTGCCGTCGAGGGACTGCCTTACGTCCTCACCTCGATCCTGAGTTCGCCGTGGGGAACGTTGCTACTGGTGGATGTCGCGATCGCGGTGTTCGTCTGCACCCTTGCGATCCAGACCGCCGCCTCACGCCTGATGTTCTCGATGGCCCGCGACGGCCGGCTCCCCGCCAGCCGGGTGCTGTCGAAGGTCAACGGCCGCACCGGCACCCCCATCGCGCCGTCGGTGCTGATCGGAGTGCTGTGTGTCGCGGTTCTCGCGGTCAACGTGGGCAACTCCGCGATCTTCACGACCCTGTCCAGCGTATGCATCGTGCTGATCTACCTCGCGTACCTGATGGTGACCGTACCGCTGCTGGTGCGACGCCTGAAGGGCTGGCCGAACGGTGGTCCGCAGGTCGACGCCGAAGGACGAAAGCTGTTCTCGCTCGGCATCTTCGCGATCCCGGTGAACATCGCCGCGGTGGCGTACGGCATCGCGATGGTCGTCAACCTGTCCTGGCCTCGTGCCGAAATCTTCAACCCCACCGGGGAATTCCCGATCCTGCAGTGGGCCGCACCGATCACCGTGGTGGCCGCGGTGGTCGTCGGAGCCCTCTGTTACCCCCGCGGCAAGGCCGTTCCCAACCCCGTCACGATCGGAGCCTGA
- a CDS encoding urea amidolyase associated protein UAAP1 yields the protein MTTTDHSTTSSTSGARAHARAQAGTRTDSMPVLPASAWPTPPEGVASDRLTWAETVPGGRYTSKVLARGTRIRLRDIDGAACANLLLYRADAPWERINVADTVKVPWQAYIGAGHPLLSDAGRVLATVVADTSGRHDALCGTTNIAANTAKYGAGAVHSASPAGRELFTLAAAKHGLEPRDLPASVSFFHGVRVESDGALTSIGGAAAGAYVELLLHLPLIVLIANTAHPLDPAPEFSTSALEVLAWSAAENLDSLPSADPEHHRAVLNTDDAWGALNPGVALNPGVALNPGKDS from the coding sequence GTGACCACCACCGACCACTCCACCACCTCGAGCACGTCCGGAGCCCGTGCCCACGCGCGTGCCCAGGCGGGCACTCGTACCGACTCGATGCCGGTCCTGCCGGCGTCGGCGTGGCCCACACCGCCGGAAGGGGTCGCATCCGATCGCCTGACCTGGGCCGAGACGGTTCCCGGCGGCCGGTACACCTCGAAGGTGCTCGCGCGCGGCACCCGGATCCGGCTGCGGGACATCGACGGCGCCGCCTGCGCGAACCTGCTGCTCTACCGGGCGGACGCGCCGTGGGAGCGGATCAACGTCGCGGACACCGTCAAGGTGCCGTGGCAGGCGTACATCGGCGCTGGGCACCCGCTGCTCTCCGACGCCGGACGCGTTCTCGCGACCGTCGTGGCCGACACCTCCGGCCGACACGATGCGCTGTGCGGGACCACCAACATCGCCGCAAACACCGCGAAGTACGGCGCCGGAGCAGTGCACTCGGCGTCGCCGGCCGGGCGGGAACTGTTCACGCTGGCCGCCGCGAAGCATGGACTCGAACCGCGGGATCTGCCCGCGTCGGTGTCGTTCTTCCACGGTGTCCGAGTGGAGTCCGACGGAGCGCTGACGAGTATCGGTGGTGCCGCTGCCGGAGCCTACGTGGAACTGCTCCTGCATCTGCCGCTGATCGTGCTGATCGCCAACACCGCCCATCCGCTCGATCCCGCCCCTGAATTCTCGACATCCGCGCTCGAAGTGCTCGCGTGGTCTGCCGCCGAGAACCTCGATTCGCTGCCGAGCGCCGATCCCGAACACCACCGGGCGGTCCTGAACACCGACGACGCCTGGGGGGCACTGAACCCTGGCGTCGCACTGAACCCTGGCGTCGCGCTGAACCCCGGAAAGGACTCATGA
- a CDS encoding urea amidolyase associated protein UAAP2, whose translation MMIPTPTADSSALFPGTVVLDEIVDPRAPWSTVVASGDTLTIVDLHGNQAVDTLIYDAADHARRYSAAVTVAAQRNLFLTTGTVLRADDGGALMTIVADEVGNHDTVAGACSQESNTLRYGHHTRHQHACVENFLIEGARWGLGKRDLVSNINFFMNVPVDPDGALGIVDGLSAPGKRLALRADVDVLVLVSNCPQINNPCNGFDPTAVRMIVTRPTRTTEVRP comes from the coding sequence ATGATGATCCCCACACCGACCGCCGACTCGTCGGCGCTGTTTCCTGGGACGGTCGTGCTGGACGAGATCGTCGACCCGCGTGCGCCGTGGTCGACCGTCGTCGCATCGGGCGACACCCTGACGATCGTCGACCTGCACGGCAATCAGGCCGTCGACACTCTGATCTACGACGCCGCCGACCACGCCCGCAGGTACTCGGCCGCGGTCACTGTTGCCGCACAGCGCAATCTGTTTCTCACCACGGGTACCGTGCTACGCGCCGACGACGGCGGCGCGCTGATGACGATCGTCGCCGACGAGGTGGGCAATCACGATACGGTCGCCGGCGCATGCTCGCAGGAGTCGAACACCCTGCGGTACGGCCATCACACCCGGCATCAGCACGCGTGCGTCGAGAACTTCCTGATCGAGGGTGCGCGGTGGGGTCTCGGCAAACGTGACCTCGTCTCGAACATCAACTTCTTCATGAATGTCCCGGTCGATCCCGACGGTGCCCTCGGCATCGTCGACGGGCTGTCCGCGCCGGGCAAGCGGCTAGCGCTCCGGGCCGACGTCGACGTCCTGGTGCTCGTCTCGAACTGCCCGCAGATCAACAACCCGTGCAACGGCTTCGATCCCACCGCGGTCCGGATGATCGTGACTCGGCCCACCCGAACCACGGAGGTGCGGCCGTGA